A window from Schistosoma haematobium chromosome 1, whole genome shotgun sequence encodes these proteins:
- the RBM42 gene encoding RNA-binding protein 42, which produces MTDGNEKLKQMEEEMDRFEAEIAHQSSGKTPNNIPISGGFTFPPVTSFMPPQLRVHQNPTNVMQPVYSVLPLPPGVPMFVPLSQPPVSCYHMNVPHTQLPPSNPVFMPSKASNMSIPTPKVEMSPVSSVNKETVSEHNPTQKVISAPPQMAGPNELAARAKQAAAAVAAAKSKAEDEDDDVTRALLAAAAGVTYTRVQGPDGKEKVLASITKPPLTPVVTQSSKKSKLTDLNTDTEVNKVTQTTILPPVPPTIYRSASTTTNDQVYKKKKYIRTAAGATWEDPTLVEWDPSKMTSDYFVGIWEMK; this is translated from the exons ATGACTGATGGCAATGAGAAACTTAAACAAATGGAGGAGGAGATGGATAG ATTCGAGGCTGAGATTGCTCATCAGTCGTCAGGCAAGACACCGAATAATATTCCAATCTCTGGCGGATTTACATTCCCTCCTGTTACTAGCTTTATGCCACCCCAGTTACGTGTTCATCAAAACCCGACCAACGTCATGCAGCCAGTTTATTCGG TCTTACCACTGCCTCCCGGGGTTCCCATGTTTGTTCCCCTTTCTCAACCTCCTGTGTCTTGTTACCATATGAATGTCCCTCACACGCAGTTGCCGCCATCAAATCCTGTTTTCATGCCTTCAAAGGCATCTAATATGTCGATCCCAACACCAAAAGTGGAAATGTCTCCCGTTTCATCAGTTAACAAAGAGACTGTTAGTGAACATAACCCAACTCAAAAAGTTATATCTGCCCCACCACAAATGGCTGGACCAAACGAGTTAGCGGCACGAGCCAAGCAAGCCGCTGCGGCGGTTGCAGCTGCCAAGTCTAAAGCTGAAGACGAAGACGATGATGTTACTCGAGCATTGCTAGCTGCGGCAGCGGGAGTTACTTATACTCGAGTTCAGGGGCCAGATGGAAAAG AAAAGGTTTTAGCAAGTATCACTAAACCTCCGCTAACACCAGTCGTTACACAATCAAGTAAAAAATCAAAGCTAACCGATCTCAATACAGATACGGAAGTGAACAAAGTAACACAAACAACAATATTACCACCGGTACCACCCACAATTTATCGTTCTGCTAGTACAACTACAAATGATCAAGTctataaaaagaaaaagtacATTCGCACAGCTGCTGGAGCCACTTGGGAAGATCCGACTTTGGTTGAATGGGATCCAAGTAAG ATGACTTCCGATTATTTTGTGGGGATTTGGGAAATGAAGTGA
- the RBM42 gene encoding RNA-binding protein 42, variant 2 (EggNog:ENOG410MV79~COG:S~BUSCO:EOG091G0TWR) yields the protein MTDGNEKLKQMEEEMDRFEAEIAHQSSGKTPNNIPISGGFTFPPVTSFMPPQLRVHQNPTNVMQPVYSVLPLPPGVPMFVPLSQPPVSCYHMNVPHTQLPPSNPVFMPSKASNMSIPTPKVEMSPVSSVNKETVSEHNPTQKVISAPPQMAGPNELAARAKQAAAAVAAAKSKAEDEDDDVTRALLAAAAGVTYTRVQGPDGKEKVLASITKPPLTPVVTQSSKKSKLTDLNTDTEVNKVTQTTILPPVPPTIYRSASTTTNDQVYKKKKYIRTAAGATWEDPTLVEWDPNDFRLFCGDLGNEVTDDTLARAFNRYPSFQKAKVVRDKRTSKSRGYGFVSFSDPGDFTRAMREMNGKYVGNRPIKLKKSEWRNRQLEVHRKKEKEKRKLGLKN from the exons ATGACTGATGGCAATGAGAAACTTAAACAAATGGAGGAGGAGATGGATAG ATTCGAGGCTGAGATTGCTCATCAGTCGTCAGGCAAGACACCGAATAATATTCCAATCTCTGGCGGATTTACATTCCCTCCTGTTACTAGCTTTATGCCACCCCAGTTACGTGTTCATCAAAACCCGACCAACGTCATGCAGCCAGTTTATTCGG TCTTACCACTGCCTCCCGGGGTTCCCATGTTTGTTCCCCTTTCTCAACCTCCTGTGTCTTGTTACCATATGAATGTCCCTCACACGCAGTTGCCGCCATCAAATCCTGTTTTCATGCCTTCAAAGGCATCTAATATGTCGATCCCAACACCAAAAGTGGAAATGTCTCCCGTTTCATCAGTTAACAAAGAGACTGTTAGTGAACATAACCCAACTCAAAAAGTTATATCTGCCCCACCACAAATGGCTGGACCAAACGAGTTAGCGGCACGAGCCAAGCAAGCCGCTGCGGCGGTTGCAGCTGCCAAGTCTAAAGCTGAAGACGAAGACGATGATGTTACTCGAGCATTGCTAGCTGCGGCAGCGGGAGTTACTTATACTCGAGTTCAGGGGCCAGATGGAAAAG AAAAGGTTTTAGCAAGTATCACTAAACCTCCGCTAACACCAGTCGTTACACAATCAAGTAAAAAATCAAAGCTAACCGATCTCAATACAGATACGGAAGTGAACAAAGTAACACAAACAACAATATTACCACCGGTACCACCCACAATTTATCGTTCTGCTAGTACAACTACAAATGATCAAGTctataaaaagaaaaagtacATTCGCACAGCTGCTGGAGCCACTTGGGAAGATCCGACTTTGGTTGAATGGGATCCAA ATGACTTCCGATTATTTTGTGGGGATTTGGGAAATGAAGTGACAGATGACACTCTAGCACGAGCATTTAACCGCTACCCTTCTTTTCAAAAAGCAAAAGTTGTTCGAGACAAACGTACCAGTAAATCTCGTGGTTATGGTTTCGTTAGCTTTTCTGATCCTGGAGATTTCACACGTGCCATGCGAGAAATGAATG GTAAATATGTTGGTAATCGTCCGATCAAACTGAAAAAAAGCGAGTGGCGTAATCGTCAACTGGAAGTCCATAGAAAAAAGGAGAAAGAAAAACGAAAACTTGGTTTGAAAAACTGA
- the TMEM18_1 gene encoding Transmembrane protein 18 (EggNog:ENOG410VIAE~COG:S~BUSCO:EOG091G0RKU): protein MNFSFQFLDITTNPTVNTIYGTILSIPWTSELWLVSLIGFHFLTSICVIAFRKCTNLLLCILLISRKVSCIIVYNIVGTVWFSHRTNEFAANNWNLFATEQYFDSYGYFISCIWNIPVILNSLLIVLLLVLQINSLIIQSKRLQIANKKRLKTD from the exons ATGAACTTCAGTTTTCAATTCCTCGACATTACAACCAACCCTACTGTAAATACTATCTATGGTACTATATTATCG ATACCATGGACCAGTGAACTATGGTTAGTTTCACTAATTGGATTTCATTTTCTCACATCCATATGTGTAATTGCTTTCCGCAAGTGTACAAATTTGTTGCTGTGTATTTTGCTTATTTCCCGTAAGGTTTCATGTATAATTGTTTATAACATAGTTGGTACTGTTTGGTTTTCACACCGGACTAATGAATTCGCTGCTAATAACTGGAA CTTGTTCGCTACTGAGCAATATTTTGATAGTTATGGATATTTCATATCTTGTATTTGGAACATTCCTGTTATTTTAAACAGTCTACTAATTGTT CTACTCCTTGTTTTACAGATCAACAGTTTAATAATTCAATCTAAACGATTGCAAATCGCTAACAAAAAGCGATTAAAAACAGATTAA
- the TMEM18_1 gene encoding Transmembrane protein 18, variant 2 (EggNog:ENOG410VIAE~COG:S~BUSCO:EOG091G0RKU), protein MNFSFQFLDITTNPTVNTIYGTILSIPWTSELWLVSLIGFHFLTSICVIAFRKCTNLLLCILLISLGTVWFSHRTNEFAANNWNLFATEQYFDSYGYFISCIWNIPVILNSLLIVLLLVLQINSLIIQSKRLQIANKKRLKTD, encoded by the exons ATGAACTTCAGTTTTCAATTCCTCGACATTACAACCAACCCTACTGTAAATACTATCTATGGTACTATATTATCG ATACCATGGACCAGTGAACTATGGTTAGTTTCACTAATTGGATTTCATTTTCTCACATCCATATGTGTAATTGCTTTCCGCAAGTGTACAAATTTGTTGCTGTGTATTTTGCTTATTTCCC TTGGTACTGTTTGGTTTTCACACCGGACTAATGAATTCGCTGCTAATAACTGGAA CTTGTTCGCTACTGAGCAATATTTTGATAGTTATGGATATTTCATATCTTGTATTTGGAACATTCCTGTTATTTTAAACAGTCTACTAATTGTT CTACTCCTTGTTTTACAGATCAACAGTTTAATAATTCAATCTAAACGATTGCAAATCGCTAACAAAAAGCGATTAAAAACAGATTAA